One genomic region from Mesorhizobium terrae encodes:
- a CDS encoding ABC transporter ATP-binding protein translates to MTERNASSTAPILRVQDLRVEFPTRRGNLVATSGISFDIAAGEILGMVGESGAGKSLTGMAIIGLLDPPGYQAGGEIHLEGRRIDNLPPKERQRLRGAKIGAIFQDPLTSLHPLFTVGQQLAETIRYHLGLSARQARARALDLMKEVGIPAAEERIDNHPHQFSGGMRQRIVIALALAANPRLIVADEPTTALDVSIQAQITALLKRLCRDHGTAVLLVTHDMGVIAETADRVAVMYAGRIAEIGPVEDVVRRPSHPYTRGLMNSIPGLRERVARLNQIDGAMPRLHAMPTGCAFHPRCPQSGPRCLAERPELAPVVGGHTSAACWLHEGGVAHAA, encoded by the coding sequence ATGACCGAGCGCAACGCATCATCGACAGCGCCGATCCTCAGGGTTCAGGACCTGCGCGTCGAATTTCCGACGCGGCGGGGAAACCTGGTCGCGACCAGCGGCATTTCCTTCGACATCGCGGCGGGTGAGATCCTCGGCATGGTCGGCGAATCCGGCGCGGGCAAGTCGCTGACCGGTATGGCCATCATCGGCCTGCTCGACCCGCCCGGCTATCAGGCCGGCGGCGAAATCCATCTTGAGGGTCGCCGCATCGACAACCTGCCGCCGAAGGAGCGGCAGCGGCTGCGCGGCGCCAAGATCGGCGCCATCTTCCAGGACCCGCTGACCAGCCTGCACCCGCTGTTCACGGTGGGCCAGCAACTGGCAGAGACCATCCGCTATCATCTCGGCCTGTCGGCCAGGCAGGCGCGGGCACGGGCGCTCGACCTGATGAAGGAAGTCGGCATTCCGGCCGCCGAGGAGCGTATCGACAATCATCCGCACCAATTCTCGGGCGGCATGCGCCAGCGCATCGTCATCGCCTTGGCACTTGCCGCGAACCCGCGCCTGATCGTCGCCGACGAGCCGACCACGGCACTCGACGTGTCTATCCAGGCGCAGATCACCGCGCTGTTGAAGCGCCTGTGCCGCGACCATGGCACCGCCGTGCTTCTGGTCACGCACGACATGGGCGTGATCGCTGAAACCGCCGACCGGGTGGCGGTCATGTATGCCGGACGCATCGCTGAGATCGGCCCGGTGGAGGATGTGGTGCGCCGCCCGTCCCATCCCTATACGCGCGGCCTGATGAACTCGATCCCCGGCCTGCGCGAACGGGTCGCGCGCCTCAACCAAATCGATGGCGCCATGCCGCGCCTGCACGCCATGCCGACGGGCTGCGCCTTTCACCCGCGCTGCCCGCAGTCCGGGCCGCGGTGCCTTGCCGAGCGGCCCGAGCTCGCGCCGGTCGTCGGCGGTCACACATCCGCGGCATGCTGGCTGCACGAGGGAGGTGTCGCCCATGCCGCATGA
- a CDS encoding amidohydrolase family protein: MNGASPHSPVPTGQVAGPTLVTARWVVGHAGSRHHLLEHGEVVFHRDRIVFVGHDYQGEVARRVDFGQALIGPGFIDLDALADLDTTILGFDNQPSWEKGRIWPKTYMDRGPYEMYTPQELAFQKHYAFAQLIRNGITTALPIASLFYREWGETTEEFASAADSAEALGLRVYLGPAYRAGNTFIHDDGKIDFHFDEARGLANLDEAIAFCRRFEGMADGLVRTMLAPDRIETATAELLRRSAAAAADLDVPIRLHCCQSKLEYDTVERLHGMSPPEWLASIGFLSERALLPHGTYVTGSSRIERSGNDLEIIRDGGATVVHCPLVSARHGSTIESFARYRAMGLRIGMGTDTWPPDMVLNMQVGMMLCRVVDASTMTVRSEDYYDAATVGGADALRRPDLGRLMPGAKADIVVFDLGHDRIGQVIDPIQTMMLNGAGRDVSTVIIDGRFVMSDGVIPGFDPAEAQRRAQAQFDRLIGLYPERTWKHPPVGDIFSSSYPVTRPAS; the protein is encoded by the coding sequence ATGAATGGCGCGTCGCCGCATTCGCCGGTTCCGACCGGCCAGGTAGCCGGGCCGACGCTGGTCACCGCACGCTGGGTTGTCGGCCATGCCGGCAGCCGCCATCACCTGCTCGAACATGGCGAGGTCGTCTTCCACCGCGACCGCATCGTGTTTGTCGGTCACGATTACCAGGGCGAGGTGGCGCGACGCGTCGACTTCGGCCAGGCGCTGATCGGTCCGGGTTTCATCGATCTCGATGCGCTGGCCGACCTCGACACCACCATACTGGGCTTCGACAACCAGCCGTCTTGGGAGAAGGGCAGGATATGGCCGAAGACCTATATGGATCGCGGCCCCTACGAGATGTACACGCCGCAGGAACTGGCTTTCCAGAAGCACTATGCCTTCGCCCAGTTGATCCGCAACGGAATCACCACCGCGCTGCCTATCGCCTCGCTGTTCTATCGCGAATGGGGTGAGACGACTGAGGAATTCGCTTCGGCCGCCGACAGCGCCGAGGCGCTTGGCCTGCGCGTCTATCTCGGCCCGGCCTATCGCGCCGGCAACACTTTCATCCATGACGACGGCAAGATCGATTTCCATTTCGACGAAGCGCGGGGCCTCGCCAATCTCGACGAGGCGATCGCCTTTTGCCGTCGCTTCGAGGGCATGGCCGACGGGCTGGTGCGCACCATGCTGGCGCCCGACCGCATCGAGACGGCAACCGCCGAGCTGTTGCGGCGATCGGCGGCGGCAGCGGCCGATCTCGACGTGCCGATCCGCCTGCATTGCTGCCAGTCGAAGCTGGAATATGACACGGTCGAGCGGCTGCATGGCATGTCGCCGCCCGAATGGTTGGCCAGCATCGGCTTTCTGTCGGAGCGCGCCCTACTGCCGCACGGCACCTATGTCACGGGCTCGAGCCGCATCGAAAGGTCCGGCAACGACCTTGAGATCATTCGCGACGGCGGCGCCACCGTCGTCCATTGCCCGCTGGTCTCGGCCCGCCACGGCAGCACGATCGAATCCTTCGCGCGCTACCGCGCCATGGGCCTCAGGATCGGCATGGGCACCGACACCTGGCCGCCGGATATGGTGCTCAACATGCAGGTGGGCATGATGTTGTGCCGCGTCGTCGACGCCTCGACGATGACCGTCCGTTCGGAAGACTATTACGATGCGGCGACTGTCGGTGGCGCCGATGCGCTGCGCCGGCCCGACCTCGGCCGGCTGATGCCGGGCGCCAAGGCCGATATCGTCGTCTTCGATCTTGGCCACGACCGCATCGGCCAGGTGATCGATCCGATCCAGACCATGATGTTGAACGGCGCCGGGCGCGACGTCTCGACCGTCATCATCGACGGCCGTTTCGTCATGTCGGACGGCGTCATTCCGGGCTTCGACCCGGCCGAGGCGCAGCGGCGCGCGCAGGCGCAGTTCGACCGGCTGATCGGCCTCTATCCCGAGCGCACGTGGAAACATCCGCCCGTCGGAGACATCTTCTCCTCCAGCTATCCGGTGACGAGGCCAGCCTCATGA